In the genome of Kitasatospora cathayae, one region contains:
- a CDS encoding helix-turn-helix transcriptional regulator codes for MAIVERTDVVPDLLWQAKEALAALDRRTAAPDGRSRVAVAADRLLIACEFPSLLRAEAGEPERFAVLDAIGDRNRDAVRHRAAWALAGCLLGDPGLPDPPDGAGSALASCPFSAETASAVVAAVTALVHGNHLEAAISWCDWALPQAARLATESWSARLLAVRAEASLHRGDVLVALARAEAALETAPPERRGAWIGGPLACLIAGHTDLGELDAARGWARRPVPAPIYETRHCLGYLYARGHHHLADGEHRSALADFMSCGRLLAYWGLDPDLYPWRLAAAAAYLGLGDHDAALTMVDAQLAGPAAPAADVVQAFGRPGARSRRRQEQREELFGILQESAGRPGLYSRLRLLQWGDLPGAVPHRVVRYKVTDRYAAALDELSPSEQRVALLAARGETNQRIARALSITVSTVEQHLTRIYRKLRVNGRGDLRRKLG; via the coding sequence ATGGCTATCGTCGAACGAACGGACGTGGTGCCGGACCTGCTCTGGCAGGCGAAGGAGGCACTGGCCGCGCTGGACCGCAGAACGGCGGCGCCGGACGGGCGGAGCCGGGTGGCGGTGGCCGCCGACCGGCTGCTCATCGCCTGCGAGTTCCCGAGCCTGCTGCGCGCGGAGGCCGGCGAACCGGAGCGGTTTGCGGTCCTCGACGCGATCGGCGACCGCAACCGCGACGCCGTGCGGCACCGGGCCGCCTGGGCGCTGGCCGGCTGCCTGCTCGGCGATCCCGGACTGCCGGATCCGCCGGACGGCGCCGGGTCGGCCCTCGCCTCCTGCCCGTTCAGCGCCGAGACGGCCTCCGCCGTGGTGGCCGCCGTCACCGCCCTGGTGCACGGCAACCACCTGGAGGCCGCGATCTCCTGGTGCGACTGGGCGCTGCCGCAGGCGGCGCGGCTGGCCACCGAGAGCTGGTCGGCCCGGCTGCTGGCGGTACGGGCGGAGGCGTCCCTGCACCGGGGCGACGTGCTGGTCGCCCTGGCGCGGGCCGAAGCGGCGCTGGAGACGGCGCCGCCGGAGCGCCGCGGCGCCTGGATCGGCGGACCGCTGGCCTGCCTGATCGCCGGCCACACCGACCTCGGGGAACTCGACGCGGCCCGCGGCTGGGCGCGGCGCCCGGTGCCCGCGCCGATCTACGAGACCCGGCACTGCCTCGGCTACCTCTACGCCCGCGGCCACCACCACCTGGCCGACGGTGAACACCGCTCCGCACTGGCCGACTTCATGAGCTGCGGACGACTGCTGGCCTACTGGGGCCTGGACCCGGACCTGTACCCGTGGCGGCTCGCGGCCGCCGCGGCGTACCTGGGCCTCGGCGACCACGACGCGGCGCTCACCATGGTCGACGCCCAGCTGGCCGGGCCGGCCGCACCCGCCGCCGACGTGGTCCAGGCCTTCGGCCGGCCGGGGGCCAGGAGCCGGCGCCGACAGGAGCAGCGGGAGGAGCTGTTCGGGATCCTCCAGGAGAGCGCCGGACGCCCCGGCCTGTACTCCCGGTTGCGGCTGCTCCAGTGGGGCGACCTGCCGGGCGCCGTCCCGCACCGGGTCGTCCGGTACAAGGTGACCGACCGCTACGCGGCCGCTCTGGACGAGCTCAGCCCGTCCGAGCAGCGGGTCGCCCTGCTGGCCGCGCGGGGCGAGACCAACCAGCGGATCGCCCGGGCCCTGTCGATCACGGTCAGCACGGTGGAGCAGCACCTGACCCGGATCTACCGCAAGCTGCGGGTCAACGGGCGCGGCGACCTGCGCCGGAAGCTGGGGTGA
- a CDS encoding ketoacyl-ACP synthase III family protein → MIFDDLYLDGIAACIPDRVTLTEAVELGLCEADDVAGMDWLSVALAGDVAAPDMAVRAGLEALAMSRHPAADFAILMHATCTYQGPDIWSSSHYVQRHTIGGSAPSVEIRQGCAGMVASLELAGSFLTAAPDRPAALITSADNWTHPLIARWRGTQWALFGDAATALVLSRRQGFARLVNVCSSSLPELEELNRGGEPLHPAGPTIGHQVVLPERIQALRGDQGAMAKAIGRAESELIHRTLDEAGLKPRDITRVAHQSAGSRSIVEHILEPFDGELALGTWEFGRRLGHTGASDQVAALHHLLTGREVRPGDHVMLLGTGVGMAFACAIVQVLDDLPARGL, encoded by the coding sequence GTGATATTCGACGACCTCTATCTGGACGGCATCGCCGCCTGCATTCCGGACCGCGTCACCCTTACCGAGGCGGTCGAGCTGGGGCTCTGTGAAGCGGACGACGTGGCGGGGATGGACTGGCTCTCGGTGGCCCTCGCCGGCGACGTCGCCGCGCCCGACATGGCGGTCCGGGCCGGGCTGGAAGCGCTGGCGATGTCCCGCCACCCCGCCGCCGACTTCGCCATCCTGATGCACGCCACCTGCACCTACCAGGGCCCCGACATCTGGTCCTCCTCGCACTACGTGCAGCGGCACACCATCGGCGGCTCCGCGCCCTCCGTCGAGATCCGCCAGGGCTGCGCCGGCATGGTGGCCTCCCTGGAGCTGGCCGGCTCCTTCCTCACCGCCGCCCCGGACCGCCCCGCCGCCCTGATCACCTCCGCGGACAACTGGACCCACCCGCTGATCGCCCGCTGGCGGGGCACCCAGTGGGCCCTGTTCGGGGACGCCGCCACGGCGCTCGTCCTCTCCCGCCGACAGGGCTTCGCCCGGCTGGTGAACGTCTGCTCCTCCTCGCTGCCCGAGCTGGAGGAGCTCAACCGCGGCGGGGAGCCGCTCCACCCGGCGGGGCCCACGATCGGGCACCAGGTCGTCCTGCCCGAGCGGATCCAGGCCCTCCGGGGCGATCAGGGCGCGATGGCCAAGGCGATCGGCCGGGCCGAGAGCGAGCTCATCCACCGCACCCTGGACGAAGCCGGGCTGAAGCCCCGGGACATCACCCGGGTCGCCCACCAGTCAGCGGGCAGCCGCAGCATCGTCGAGCACATCCTGGAGCCCTTCGACGGGGAACTGGCCCTGGGCACCTGGGAATTCGGCCGCCGCCTCGGCCACACCGGCGCCAGCGACCAGGTCGCCGCCCTGCACCACCTGCTCACCGGGCGCGAGGTCCGCCCCGGCGACCACGTCATGCTGCTGGGCACGGGCGTCGGCATGGCCTTCGCCTGCGCGATCGTGCAGGTCCTGGACGACCTCCCGGCCCGGGGGTTGTGA